From the Mammaliicoccus sciuri genome, the window TTCGATAGCTTCCTCTTGAGAATTTACTGAAAGATTCATAAAAATGTTTTCTGGATTAAATAATTTTGTCATGTTAATTCACTCCGTTTTCGTTAGTTTTTGTTTTAATTTATTTAAGAAAAATGATTTGAGTGTGTTCTCTATCTTTACTCTATCATTTAACAACTGATCAATATCATCCAAATGTTCTGTAATTAAGGATGACACTTCGCTCATAAGTTGACCTTGTTCCGAATTTCTCGGAATAAACATACATACAAGCCAATTTACTTCTTGTTCTTCATTTTCAATCGTTTTTAGCATTAATGGTTTTGTTAATTCCGTAATAATCAATTGTGGCTTTTTGATTGATTCATCAGAAAGATGAGGAATAGCAACTGGATAACCAGTTAATGCAAAGCCTTGTAAATTCATTCGGCTATTAAGCTTTTCACTGAACGCATGTGTATTGTCAATCACACGATGCTTCGATAGTGTTTGAATGAGATATCGTTCTAACTGTGTTACTTTTTTCTTTTCAACGATCATATTTTGAATCAGTGCCAAACTTTCTTCTATAAAAGTTACAGTGCGATCATAATCTTCATATGATAGTGGTTGTTCTTGATTCTGCGTATTTTGAGGATCATGGACAACAGATTGCTGTAATTTCAAAAAGTATTTCACATTTTCAGCGTCTTGCTTTGGTAATAAAGGATTCACTGTAATATGTGGGTACTTTGTGTCTACAGCTACAGTTGAAATCATGCCATCATACTTTGAAAAATCAATCGACTTCAAACTACTGACAGAAACTTCGGTAGTTTGCGTGATTTCAGAGAAATGTTGTTTCAAACGATTGGATAGAATACGGCTTGTACCAATTCCACTGCTACATACAACGAGTACATGTAATGAACGTCTTTGTTTTGCTTGTAACATGCCACCAAAGTGAAGTGCGATATAAGCAACTTCGCTTTTTGGAAAATGATAATTTATGAATACAATCTTTAAACCTGATGAAACAGCTTCAAATAACTCTTGATCATAGGTTTCTATCATTTCGGTAAGCGGATTGTAGGTTTCAATGTTTGCCTCAAGTCTATTAATCGCAGGTTCTAAATGTAAATTTAATCCTTTGAATAGGGCTTCTTCATCTTTAAATGAAAATCCTTGATCTTTTACAAATTCTATAAGTTCGGTAACGCGCTGCTTATGAATATCATTGTTTTCATAAGTTGTTTCATGGCGACGTCTTGCGCCTCTTAAATGCATTGTAATAAAAGCAATTTCAGAATGATTAAATGTCACATCATATATATCGCTTAATACATTGGTAAGTCTCTCTGATACTTTAAATTCATCCGTCGAAATCAATTCATTTAAAATATCATCCTCAATTTCTACATGTCCATCTTGCTTAATACGTTCAATTGCTAAAACGATATGAATCGTTAATGTGAGGTAACTTGCTTCAGTTAATGTATAAGGTAATGTACCAAGTTCATCCATTAACAAGCGTTCAACATTAAACAATCTATCTATATCAACAATACCTCGAAGATGTGTTTCGTTTAACGTATGATATACGAAATGATCTTCAACTACAGAGTACACGCTGTCACCATCTAATTTTTCTAACATGATTCTAGCAAGTAACTGCCTTTTGTTGACTTCTTCACCATTCAGAATCAAACCTTCGCCACGTCTTCGTTCTAATGAAAGTTCAAATGTGTGTAATTCAGGTTCCAATTGCTCGATGATTTTGTTCAGTGTATGCGTAGATGAACCAATTTCATTCGCAAGACTATATAATTTCACTGGATCTTTAGATTGAATAAGGTTGTATAGAATAATAACTTTTCTTTCTTCATCAGATAAATCAATTGTATTTTGTTCAGTCAATGATTGTACAAAATTATCAACGTCTTCTGGTTCTCCTTCAATTCGTAATCCTAATTTAGGAACTCTTGTCAGAGATAAGTGATATTTATTCAGTGTATCTTCAACACTTTTCATCTCTCTATGAACAGTTCGAGAGGAAATACCAAGTGCTTGTGCAATATCATGAATTGTTAAAAAAGAGTGAAGACGCTCAGATAGTAATTTGAGAATACTCTTTTCCCGGTTACTGATCATCATCATTCTTCACTCCTTTGTTTAAAATTATTTTTTGAGTTCGTTAATTAATTCTTCATATCTTGGTGAATTTAAGAAATTATCTACTGAAATATGAATAGCTTTAGGATTTTTCTTAATTGCTCTATCTGTTAATGTTTTTTGCGTAATGACAACATCAGCATCATCTGGTAATTGGTTAATAGCTGTATTTGTAACTTCAATATCAGTTAATTCAGCTTTTTTGAATTTATTTCTTAACATACCAGCACCCATAGCACTTGAGCCCATACCAGCGTCACAAGCAAAGATAACTTTTTTAACATTAGAGAAATCATGTGCATCAATATTTTCCGTGTCATATTGATCTAATAGTTCTTCAGATTCATCTTTTTCTTCTGTATCTTCAGAAGTTTCACCTTTTTCTTGTTCTTTAGAACCAGTTAAAGCACCGCTAACAGAAGATTTTTTACCTTTGCGAGCTTCCATATCAGCAGTAGCTGATTCAATGTCGCCTTCAGGGTCTTTAGTGAATTTTAAGATGATAGATGCAACTACAAATGAAACTAATGTTGCTAGGAAGATACCAAGTAACATAATTAAGTAACTACCTTTAGGTGTAATAGCGATATAAGCTAAGATTGAACCTGGAGATGCTGGTCCAGTAGTACCGAAGTCGAACATACTAAATGTTGCAACACCAGTCATACCACCTAAAATAACGGCAACTAATAATAAAGGACGCATTAAAACATATGGGAAGTAAATTTCATGAATACCACCTAAGAAGTGGATGATACCAGCACCATATGAAGTTGCTTTTGCAGTACCTTTACCAAATACCATATAAGCTAATAGAATACCAAAACCTGGTCCAGGATTTGATTCTAAAGTATAAAGAATAGATTTACCAGCGTGAGCTACTTGTTCAGATGCAAGAGGTGTTAAGACACCGTGGTTAATTGCATTGTTCAAGAATATTGTTTTAGCTGGTTCAATAATAATACTTACTAATGGTAATAAGTGATGAGAAACTAAGAAGTCAACACCCATACCTAAGACTTTCATAAGTCCTTCAACTAATGGCGCTAATCCTTTGAAACCAACAATCGCCATGATGAAAGCTAGAATACCAGCTGAGAAGTTATTGAATAACATTTCAAAGCCTTGTGGTGTTCTAGGAACTAAGAATTGGTCAACTTTTTTCATTAACCAACCAAGTAATGGACCCATAATCATTGCACCGATTAACATCGGCGTATCTGGGAATGCCGCGATAACACCCATAGTAGCTGTCGCACCAACGACACCACCACGTAAACCGTGAACTAAACGACCACCACTAAATGCAATAAGTGATGGAATTAAATATTTAATCATTGGATCAACCATTGAAGAAAGTTCTTCGTTAGGTAGCCAACCATCTTTAATAAACAGTGCTGTAATTAGCCCCCAAGCAATAAAAGCACCAATGTTTGGCATAATCATACTACTTAAAAATGAACCAAAAGCTTGAACCTTAGGACCAATGCCTTTTTTGTTTTCAGATTGTTCTGCCATATTGAACACACCTTCCCTTATATAAAAAGTATTTTGTAACTTAATCATACGAAGATGTATGTACATATACAATGATTAGTAAATGCAACTTTGTCACATCCATTTTGACATGCGTGTCATAAATATTTATTTGGGGGATTAAAATAGCCTATATACACTTGTGATGTAATTATACACTTTTGAAGAGACGCTTCATACTGTTATGGAATATAAAATTAGGAAATAAAAATGAAATAGAAGAAGAGGGAGGAGAAGAGGAGGTTTCTGGACCGATGCGTGGGAATTATCGGTCCAGAAACGAGAAATATGGACCGATAAAAATAATTACCGACCCGAAAATGAGATTTGCAGGCCGATAAAAAAATTTAGCGACCCGCAAAAAGGCTGGGACGATAAAATTCGTCTCAGCCTCACCTATATTCTTTATTTTTCTTTCGTTGTATCTGTACCGAAGTATTTATCTGATAGGTCAGATAGTGTGCCGTCTTTTTTAAGTTTTTTAACGCCTTTATCGATGTCTTCTTTTAGATCTTTATTTTCTTTTGTGAATGGGAAACTTGTTCCGACTACATTAAATGGTTTACCTACAAATTTAATTTCTTTTCCGCGTTTGTTTTTATCTGCAGCTGATACTGAGTCTGAATTGACATAGCCGTCTAATCTTTGGTTTTCTAAATCAAGTAGGGCGCCTTCACGGTTTTCGTAAGTTTTAGTTTTAAATCCGTAATTATTTTCTTTATTAAAGTTCTCTAATGCTTCTGTGTGATTTGAACCTAACACGCCTGCAACTTTTTTACCTTTTAAATCTTTATAGTTATTAATATCTTTATTTTTAGATGATGTAATGATTTGGCTACCGATATATGAGTATGCATCTGTGAAGAGATATTTCTCTTTACGCTCATCTGTTGTTGCCACAGCATTTGCTATTGTATCAATTCTTCCTGATTCTAATTGTCCCATAAGTCCTGAGAAGTCAGCTTTTACCCATTTAACTTTATAACCAGCTTCGTGAGCGATTTTTTCAAATGCTTCGATGTCGTAACCAACTAATTTACCATCTTTTTCATATGAATTTGGATAGCTTTGTCCTGTAGTACCAGCGACAATTGTACCTTTATCTTTTTTGCCTGAATCGTTTGAACAGCCTGCCAACACGATGAGGCCAATTAGTAAAAATGTTAATATTTTTTTCATATTTTATATTTCTCCTTTAAATATATAGTTTTGTAACATTTTAGTATCTTTAATTTCATAGAAATCATGAATATTTTCCCAATGTTTATAAGATGCATGTTTGAGTTTAGTAAGATGTTCGTCTTTCGTTAATGGTTTATATGGACTACCTTTAGGTGCATCCACTCTTTGTTTAAACTGTTCACCCGTCACTAAAGTTATTTCAACGATTGTAAATCGATTTTTCGGTAGGGCATGTGGACTTGGTTGAATGTCATCATCATAGTGTCTAACGATTTTCTCCATAAGTTGATTAACGTCATAACTAATAGGTTTATTCAAAAATTGATCCACCGTTAATTCTTGATTCAGTAATAAAAGTGCTGATACATATTCAGCACTAAAAGCACCTTCTAAGCCAGTTTCTGGTGATTTAAACTTTAATGCTGCATCACCGTTCGTAGGAAAAGTAATTTTGACAGATTCTACTTTTTCCGGGGAAATATGATGTGTTTGTTTAATAGTATTAATAGCATCGATTAAATGGTAATTTGCTGAGCAACATGGATAAAGTTTGTACCACATTCCTGGATGTGTAATTGACCATTGATCGCCAAAATTTTCAATGATTTGCGTAAATGAACAATCTGATGTACCAAACAATTCATAAAAAGCAGGCATCATATTTTTATTACCTTCAAGTACACGTTTCTGTGAAATACGCGCTGCTAAATAGGCTTTTTGAGATGCAAGTCCAACATGAAATGGTTTAACGTCAGAACCGAATTGGTTACGTAAACCACTTGCTTGTGTAACAGCTATTCCAATAGCATTCGCAAATGAAGGAGCATCTAAATTTAAATAGTAACAACACGCAGCAGTTGCACTTAATAAACCGATTGTTGACGTTGAGTGCCAACCTTGTTCGTAGTGACAAGCACCAATTGTTTCGCCAATTTGAGTAGCCATTTCGACACCGATAATATAACTATCAATAAAGTGTTTGAAAGTTTGCGTATCGTTTTCTGCAACTGCTAATAAACTCGGTAGTATAACAGCTGTAGGATGACCTCTCATACTTGAGTGAACATCATCAAAGTCTAATATATGTGCAATAAAACCGTTCACTAAAGCCGCATTTGAAGGTGACAATTGAGCTTCATATCCTATGATAGATGCATTGCCTGATTCTTCTTCTTGAATGAAACTTATTAAATCATTGACTTTATGATGATTGTTAGCACTGTAAGTTGTTGCTATAAAGTCAAGTATGCCAGTGATGGCGTTATCTCTTTCAATAGTAGAAATATGTTTCGACTGACGATAAATCCTTTCAACTAATGCTTCTGTATCTGTCATTGTAGAACCTCTTCATCTTGTTCAGTTTCAATTTTATTGATGAATGATTGTGTTCTAGAATTGTGAGACTGAATAAACACTTCGTCAGTTGTTCCACTTTCAATAATGTTTCCATCTTCCATAAAAATGATTTTATCTGCAACATCTTTTGCAAATGACATTTCATGCGTTACGAGAATCATTGTTTTCTGCATTGAAGCAATGTCTTTAATGATTTTTAGAACACCTGAAACAAGTTCAGGGTCAAGCGCAGATATTGGCTCATCAAAAAGTAATAATTCTGGGTCCATAGCTAATGCTCTAGCTATACCAACACGTTGTTGTTGACCTCCAGATAAAGTTGCAGGATATTTATCTTTGAATTTTAGTAAACCGACTTGATCTAAATATTTTTCGCCAATTGAATATGCCTCATCTTTAGGTAACTTTTTAGTCGTAATAAGTCCTTGTGTTACATTTTCTATAACGGATTTATTTTTGAAAAGATTATAATGCTGAAATACCATTGTTGATTTTTGAATAAGTTGTTGAACTTGTCTCTTTTTATAGTTTTCGGCATCTACTGTTACATCATCTATTGAAATAATGCCTTCATCTGGTACTTCTAACCAGTTCAAGCATCTTAACAAAGTGGACTTTCCTGATCCAGACGGTCCAATAATTGCAAGGACTTCACCTTTATTAAGTTCTATATCTATACCTTTTAATACAGGTGTTTTGTGGAAAGATTTTTTAATACCTCGTATTGAAATCATGAATGTCACCTAACTTTCATAAGGTTTGTTGAGTTTTTTCTCTAATAAACTTTGCAAGTATGTATATATAATCGTAATTAACCAATATACAATTGCGACAGCTAAGAATGTTTCTAAATATTTATATGAAGCGGCAGATAATAATTTACTTTTAGCGAATATTTCAGTAACACCTAATGTAAATACAAGTGATGTTTCTTTAATTAACCCGATAAAAATATTACCTGATGCTGGTATGGCATTACGTGTTGCTTGTGGCAGTATGATTTTAAGATAAGTTTGGAATTTGTTGAGTCCGATAGAATGGGCTGCTTCAAATTGACCTTTATCTACTGATGTAATAGCAGCTCTGAAAATTTCTGCTAAGTAAGCTGCATTTTTAATACTTAAACCTATAACAGCTGCTGTTAAAGCATCAACAACTCTCATACCTGGAATAAGTTGTGGTAGTCCGTAATAAATTAAGAACAGTTGTACTAAACTCGGAATGGCTCTAAAGAACGAAATATATAGTAGGGCGAGTTCTTTAAGTACGGGTAATTTAGTACGTAAAATCAATGCAATAACTAATCCACCTAATATTGAAATGACTAGTGAAATTACAGCTAGTGACAATGTAATAGGTAAATAGGGCATTAATTTTGGAAATGTTTGTAGAAAATATATTGGATCAAATTTCAATTGTTTCACCTTCTTCGAATATGACTTGATTAAATTTTTCTTTAAGTTCTTCAGTGCCTTTAAATTTGTCTTGGTTAAGGACTTTCACTAAATATTGCGTGATATGTCCTTTTTTTAAGTCTTGCTTACCAAATTTTTGGTAGCCTTTTTTGACGTACATATCTATTAACCATGGATGATGATCAGCAGTTCCGAGTGAAACGGCTGGAACGTTTAAATGATTCAGTAAGTAATCATTTTCTACATAATTTAAAAGTTTTGACCCGAATTTTTTATTTTTATATTTAGGTGATGTTGCGAACCACCATATATGAGGGAAATAGTATGGTCCAGGATTGTCACTCCATGGCATCCTTAATGAAAGTGTACTGACAATTTCATCACCAGATTCAAGTACGAAACAAATATTTTCTTCTAAATTTTTACGTATTGAAGCTTCGGTTGGGTTAGCAGACTGAAAGTTAATACCTAGTGCTCGAATGGGCTCGTAGGCTTCGTACATCAAATTGATTAAGTTATAAATATCATCTTCAGTTGCACGTCTAACGATTGTTTCCATTGCGCACCTCTATTCATTTTCTAAGCCTAATTTTTGTCGTAATGTGCCTTCTGAATATGTTTCTTTATATAAATTTCTTTCTTGTAAAATTGGTATAACGTTATTGATAAATAATTCAAATTGTGAAGGTAGAATAGGTGGCATAATGTTGAAACCATCTGCAGCAGAAGATTTAAACCATTCTTCCATCTTATCTGCTAATTGTTCTGGTGTACCGACAAAGATATGGTGACCTCTAGAACCAGCAACTTTTTTATAAACTTCTTCTAAAGTTAAATCGTTTTTAATCGCTTCTTTAAGAATAATTTCAAATCGACTTTGAACACCGTTACCTGTTGATAGATCTAAATCAGCAAACTTAGTATCTAAGTCATACTGTGATAAATCGATATTTCCAACATAAGGTGCCAATATACTTAATCCAACTTCAGGTAAGATTAAGTCTTGAATTTCTTGATAATTTTGATGCGCTTCTTCTTCAGTGTCACCTAAAATAGGGAATAAACCTGGCATGATATATACTTCTTCAGGATTACGATTTTGTTTAGATACTTTCTCTTTTAACTGTTTATAAAAGTTCTGAGCATCTTCAATTTGAGTTTGTGCTGTAAAAATAACATCAGCTACTTTTGAAGCTAAATCTGTTCCTGTAGGAGAAGAACCAGCTTGTATTAATAATGGTCTTCCTTGTGGAGAACGTTCAATATTTAAAGGACCTCTAACTTTGAAATGTTTCCCTTCATGATCAATCGTATGTAATTTTGAAGCATCAATAAAAGCCCCAGTTTCTTTGTCGCGAACTAAAGCACCTTTATCCCATGAGCGCCATAACTTATTCGTTACTTCAACAAATTCATTTGCGCGTTCATAACGTAATTCATGTTCCATTAACTTAGTACCATTAAAATTTTCAGCAGTAGAAGTTATTGAAGAAGTTACAATATTCCAAGCAGCTCTTCCATGACTTAAGTGGTCTAAAGAACTAAATTGACGTGCAATATGGAAAGGTTCACTGTATGTAGTAGAGGCAGTAGCAGCTAATCCGATATTAGTCGTTGCTGTAGAAAGAACAGATAAAAGCGTAAACGGCTCAAATCTACTTAATATATTTGGGTGTGAACTTTCAGATACGAATAAGCTATCAGCAAGAAAGACTAAATCGAATAAACCTTTCTCAGCTAATTGCGCAGTATTTATTAAATGAGTTAAATCCATAGGACCCTTTTCAATAGCATTTTCATGGCGCCAACTCGCCACATGATGACCATATCCCGCTAAAAAGAGACCCAGTTTTATATGTTTATGTGTTGTCATAATATCCTCCTAAACATTTTAATCCGATAGTTTTAATAAGATATAAAGAATGCCACTTAATTTTAACAATTGTCAATAAAATCTGACTATTTTATTAGGGATTAATATTAAAATAATGTACTATTTGTGAACATTTGTAAGATGATATAAAAAATTGAATGTCATGCTTGTTAAATCGGATTTATGTAAGTGTGATTTGATTAATAATATTATTGAAATATATTAAAATAAGGTGGATGGATTGAGGTATTATGTTGGCGGAGATTTCTAGACCGTTACGTGGGAATTGTCAGTCCAGAAACGGGAAATATGTACCGATAAAATAAATTACCGGTCCAGAAATGAGGATTACCAGACCGATAAATAAAATTATCGACCCGAAAACGAGATTATCAGGCCGATAAATAAAAATAGCGACCCGAAAACGGGATTTGCAGGCCGATAAAAATAATTAGCGACCCGAAAACATTGTTTTCGGGTCGCTCAATCTTTAAGATTCAATCAATTTTTCGTTATGTAAATTAATATAATATACTTCGTTATCTGTCCATTCATCAAATTCATATATAAAGTTCTTTCTCAATACTTCAAATTCAAATCCTAATTTTTTAATGAGCTTTTTAGAAGGTTCGTTATCTACATTAATATGTGTTTCTATGCGATGAAGTTTTAATGTTTTATAACATTGATTAATGATTTCTTTCATAGCTTCATATGCATAACCTTGATTCCAAAATTGATTGTGCAAGAAATAGCCACATTCTCCCCATTGGAAGTCTGATCTGCTTAATACTTTAATATCCAGCATGCCTACATGTTTGCCATTTTCTAAAAATATACCAAATATAAACGTATCATCTTGTTTAATGAGTTCTTGTTGTTTATCAACGAGTTCTTTAAACCAAGTTTCGTCACATTCCTCCATGTTGATTTTTCCATTGTCATGTTTATATTGTGAAGGGTAGCGATTTTCAAAGCCTTCAATCCAACCTTTGTGGTCATCATAGTTTAAAGGTCGAATCGTCAACCTATTCGTACGGAATGTTAATTCTTTATCTGTATACATTAAAAATCCCCTTTGTAAAAATATGTATAATTAATCATATTATATACTTTAATTTCCTAGGTTTATAGAGGAAACTTACAATAACGATGCATGCTATTCATGGATTATTAGAGGTAATGAATACTATCCGATATAATTTGGTTATATAACGTCGAGTAAATATTATAGTAATAAATTATGATTAACCATGTAAGGAGGGAATGGAATGATAGATGATTTAAATAAAGCATTAGATTATATTGAAGATAATTTAACAAATGACTTATCTATTGAAAATATTGCTAAATATGTATGTATATCGGATTATCACTTTCGGAAAATATTTCAGGCAATATCTGGTATGCCCTTGAGTGAATATATTAAAAAGCGTAAATTGTCATCAGCTAATGTTGATTTAAAAAATGGTGAATCTGTTACAGAAGTAGCCTTTAAATATGGTTATCATTCAGTAGATGGATTTAGTCGCGCATTTAAAAATTGGACAGGTTCTTTGCCATCAAATGCGATTCATCTTGCAAGTATAAAATCATTCCCTAAACTTACTTTTACGCTAAGTATAAGAGGAGGTATAGATATGGAATACAGAATTGAAAATAAACCTGCTATTAAATTTGGCGGTGTTTCAACAAAGATACCTATGCAATTTGAAGGTGTAAATCAAAGTATTGTAGAGCTTGCAAATAGTATTTCAAACGAACAAAAATCATATATGCATACACTTAATAATATTGAACCAAAAGAAGTATTAAATATTTCTTATGATGCTGATGCATATTTTGAAAAAGAAGAAGGATACTTAACTCATATGATTGGTGTAATTACTGATAAAGTAGAAATAAATCGTGAGTTATTAGATGTTTTTGAAGTTGAAGCACATACTTGGGCTGTATTTCCTAATGAAGGACATTTCCCATCTACAATGCAAAATACTATGGCAAGCATTTATGCAGAATGGCTACCATCTTCTGGGTATGAATTAGAAGATGTACCAAATTTCTCATTTACAAAAATGAATAGCCAGGAAGAAACAGCTTACAGTGAAATTTGGATAGCAGTTAGAAGTATAGAAAAAGTCTAGGGTGCCATACCCTAGACTTTTTCTCATCAATAAGCTTTTTCTATATTATCTAATTGTTTAATTGTTGAACTAATACCACCAGAACCGAAGAACCATGTATTGGAATCAAATTTCAGTATATTTTTATTTTTGATTGCACTGACGTTTTTTATGACTGGATTTTTAA encodes:
- a CDS encoding BglG family transcription antiterminator, with the protein product MMMISNREKSILKLLSERLHSFLTIHDIAQALGISSRTVHREMKSVEDTLNKYHLSLTRVPKLGLRIEGEPEDVDNFVQSLTEQNTIDLSDEERKVIILYNLIQSKDPVKLYSLANEIGSSTHTLNKIIEQLEPELHTFELSLERRRGEGLILNGEEVNKRQLLARIMLEKLDGDSVYSVVEDHFVYHTLNETHLRGIVDIDRLFNVERLLMDELGTLPYTLTEASYLTLTIHIVLAIERIKQDGHVEIEDDILNELISTDEFKVSERLTNVLSDIYDVTFNHSEIAFITMHLRGARRRHETTYENNDIHKQRVTELIEFVKDQGFSFKDEEALFKGLNLHLEPAINRLEANIETYNPLTEMIETYDQELFEAVSSGLKIVFINYHFPKSEVAYIALHFGGMLQAKQRRSLHVLVVCSSGIGTSRILSNRLKQHFSEITQTTEVSVSSLKSIDFSKYDGMISTVAVDTKYPHITVNPLLPKQDAENVKYFLKLQQSVVHDPQNTQNQEQPLSYEDYDRTVTFIEESLALIQNMIVEKKKVTQLERYLIQTLSKHRVIDNTHAFSEKLNSRMNLQGFALTGYPVAIPHLSDESIKKPQLIITELTKPLMLKTIENEEQEVNWLVCMFIPRNSEQGQLMSEVSSLITEHLDDIDQLLNDRVKIENTLKSFFLNKLKQKLTKTE
- a CDS encoding PTS mannitol transporter subunit IICB, whose amino-acid sequence is MAEQSENKKGIGPKVQAFGSFLSSMIMPNIGAFIAWGLITALFIKDGWLPNEELSSMVDPMIKYLIPSLIAFSGGRLVHGLRGGVVGATATMGVIAAFPDTPMLIGAMIMGPLLGWLMKKVDQFLVPRTPQGFEMLFNNFSAGILAFIMAIVGFKGLAPLVEGLMKVLGMGVDFLVSHHLLPLVSIIIEPAKTIFLNNAINHGVLTPLASEQVAHAGKSILYTLESNPGPGFGILLAYMVFGKGTAKATSYGAGIIHFLGGIHEIYFPYVLMRPLLLVAVILGGMTGVATFSMFDFGTTGPASPGSILAYIAITPKGSYLIMLLGIFLATLVSFVVASIILKFTKDPEGDIESATADMEARKGKKSSVSGALTGSKEQEKGETSEDTEEKDESEELLDQYDTENIDAHDFSNVKKVIFACDAGMGSSAMGAGMLRNKFKKAELTDIEVTNTAINQLPDDADVVITQKTLTDRAIKKNPKAIHISVDNFLNSPRYEELINELKK
- a CDS encoding transporter substrate-binding domain-containing protein codes for the protein MKKILTFLLIGLIVLAGCSNDSGKKDKGTIVAGTTGQSYPNSYEKDGKLVGYDIEAFEKIAHEAGYKVKWVKADFSGLMGQLESGRIDTIANAVATTDERKEKYLFTDAYSYIGSQIITSSKNKDINNYKDLKGKKVAGVLGSNHTEALENFNKENNYGFKTKTYENREGALLDLENQRLDGYVNSDSVSAADKNKRGKEIKFVGKPFNVVGTSFPFTKENKDLKEDIDKGVKKLKKDGTLSDLSDKYFGTDTTKEK
- a CDS encoding MmgE/PrpD family protein, which translates into the protein MTDTEALVERIYRQSKHISTIERDNAITGILDFIATTYSANNHHKVNDLISFIQEEESGNASIIGYEAQLSPSNAALVNGFIAHILDFDDVHSSMRGHPTAVILPSLLAVAENDTQTFKHFIDSYIIGVEMATQIGETIGACHYEQGWHSTSTIGLLSATAACCYYLNLDAPSFANAIGIAVTQASGLRNQFGSDVKPFHVGLASQKAYLAARISQKRVLEGNKNMMPAFYELFGTSDCSFTQIIENFGDQWSITHPGMWYKLYPCCSANYHLIDAINTIKQTHHISPEKVESVKITFPTNGDAALKFKSPETGLEGAFSAEYVSALLLLNQELTVDQFLNKPISYDVNQLMEKIVRHYDDDIQPSPHALPKNRFTIVEITLVTGEQFKQRVDAPKGSPYKPLTKDEHLTKLKHASYKHWENIHDFYEIKDTKMLQNYIFKGEI
- a CDS encoding amino acid ABC transporter ATP-binding protein, whose translation is MISIRGIKKSFHKTPVLKGIDIELNKGEVLAIIGPSGSGKSTLLRCLNWLEVPDEGIISIDDVTVDAENYKKRQVQQLIQKSTMVFQHYNLFKNKSVIENVTQGLITTKKLPKDEAYSIGEKYLDQVGLLKFKDKYPATLSGGQQQRVGIARALAMDPELLLFDEPISALDPELVSGVLKIIKDIASMQKTMILVTHEMSFAKDVADKIIFMEDGNIIESGTTDEVFIQSHNSRTQSFINKIETEQDEEVLQ
- a CDS encoding amino acid ABC transporter permease, with the translated sequence MPYLPITLSLAVISLVISILGGLVIALILRTKLPVLKELALLYISFFRAIPSLVQLFLIYYGLPQLIPGMRVVDALTAAVIGLSIKNAAYLAEIFRAAITSVDKGQFEAAHSIGLNKFQTYLKIILPQATRNAIPASGNIFIGLIKETSLVFTLGVTEIFAKSKLLSAASYKYLETFLAVAIVYWLITIIYTYLQSLLEKKLNKPYES
- a CDS encoding GNAT family N-acetyltransferase, with amino-acid sequence METIVRRATEDDIYNLINLMYEAYEPIRALGINFQSANPTEASIRKNLEENICFVLESGDEIVSTLSLRMPWSDNPGPYYFPHIWWFATSPKYKNKKFGSKLLNYVENDYLLNHLNVPAVSLGTADHHPWLIDMYVKKGYQKFGKQDLKKGHITQYLVKVLNQDKFKGTEELKEKFNQVIFEEGETIEI
- a CDS encoding LLM class flavin-dependent oxidoreductase, which translates into the protein MMTTHKHIKLGLFLAGYGHHVASWRHENAIEKGPMDLTHLINTAQLAEKGLFDLVFLADSLFVSESSHPNILSRFEPFTLLSVLSTATTNIGLAATASTTYSEPFHIARQFSSLDHLSHGRAAWNIVTSSITSTAENFNGTKLMEHELRYERANEFVEVTNKLWRSWDKGALVRDKETGAFIDASKLHTIDHEGKHFKVRGPLNIERSPQGRPLLIQAGSSPTGTDLASKVADVIFTAQTQIEDAQNFYKQLKEKVSKQNRNPEEVYIMPGLFPILGDTEEEAHQNYQEIQDLILPEVGLSILAPYVGNIDLSQYDLDTKFADLDLSTGNGVQSRFEIILKEAIKNDLTLEEVYKKVAGSRGHHIFVGTPEQLADKMEEWFKSSAADGFNIMPPILPSQFELFINNVIPILQERNLYKETYSEGTLRQKLGLENE
- a CDS encoding GNAT family N-acetyltransferase → MYTDKELTFRTNRLTIRPLNYDDHKGWIEGFENRYPSQYKHDNGKINMEECDETWFKELVDKQQELIKQDDTFIFGIFLENGKHVGMLDIKVLSRSDFQWGECGYFLHNQFWNQGYAYEAMKEIINQCYKTLKLHRIETHINVDNEPSKKLIKKLGFEFEVLRKNFIYEFDEWTDNEVYYINLHNEKLIES
- a CDS encoding AraC family transcriptional regulator; its protein translation is MIDDLNKALDYIEDNLTNDLSIENIAKYVCISDYHFRKIFQAISGMPLSEYIKKRKLSSANVDLKNGESVTEVAFKYGYHSVDGFSRAFKNWTGSLPSNAIHLASIKSFPKLTFTLSIRGGIDMEYRIENKPAIKFGGVSTKIPMQFEGVNQSIVELANSISNEQKSYMHTLNNIEPKEVLNISYDADAYFEKEEGYLTHMIGVITDKVEINRELLDVFEVEAHTWAVFPNEGHFPSTMQNTMASIYAEWLPSSGYELEDVPNFSFTKMNSQEETAYSEIWIAVRSIEKV